Proteins found in one Salinimonas lutimaris genomic segment:
- the mshL gene encoding pilus (MSHA type) biogenesis protein MshL, whose amino-acid sequence MTYRYAVTLISAALLAACQSTPAESPVERDLKQQMMDAATPAPDSATPAATLTIPADVAQALMSQPASTLSGPDALYGPQKFDVDAQQVDVRAFFAALVDGTPFSAAIHPQVTGNISLSLKQVTMAQVMGLLQDLYGYDIQRKDTVYQVRPAGMRTETFAVNYLLMKRDGSTQTSIISGGVSQNNDNGTNAQGNQFNNFTGNSAGGGNLNGLGGGTNNNGTAINTRTETDFWSTLKESLTAMVGSENGRAVFVTPQAGLVTVRALPQEIQDIKTFLKVSETHLQRQVVLEARILEVELKDDFQQGINWNQIIASAGSTELNFSTTAGNFGNQITSALGGVTSLSFLNEDFSGVLSLLSTQGDVQVLSSPRVTATNNQKAVIKVGDDEYFVTEVSSQNTITSTSTSVVPNIELTPFFSGIALDVTPQIDEKGSVLLHVHPSVIETEEQEKVLRLNDEQIVLPLAQSTIRESDTVIRAASGEIVVIGGLMQTSNVDTESKTPLLGDIPVLGNLFKSRRATTVKKELIILLKPTVVGPGTWAAQMEASRAQMADWLYVE is encoded by the coding sequence ATGACTTACCGATATGCCGTTACATTGATCAGTGCCGCACTGCTCGCAGCCTGCCAGTCTACGCCCGCTGAATCACCGGTTGAGCGCGATTTAAAACAGCAAATGATGGATGCAGCCACCCCGGCACCTGATTCAGCTACACCTGCCGCAACCCTGACCATACCGGCCGACGTGGCGCAGGCGCTGATGAGTCAGCCGGCCTCCACGCTAAGCGGGCCGGATGCATTGTACGGCCCACAGAAGTTTGATGTGGATGCACAACAAGTTGATGTACGTGCTTTTTTTGCCGCTTTGGTGGACGGTACGCCGTTTAGCGCTGCCATTCATCCGCAGGTCACCGGCAACATTTCGTTAAGTTTGAAGCAGGTCACCATGGCGCAGGTGATGGGCCTGCTGCAGGATTTGTACGGTTATGATATTCAGCGCAAAGATACGGTGTATCAGGTGCGCCCGGCCGGTATGCGCACAGAAACATTCGCCGTGAACTATTTGCTGATGAAGCGTGACGGCTCCACCCAGACCAGTATTATTTCTGGCGGTGTATCACAAAATAATGATAACGGCACCAATGCCCAGGGCAATCAGTTTAACAACTTCACCGGAAACAGCGCCGGTGGCGGTAACCTTAACGGTCTGGGGGGTGGCACCAATAACAATGGCACGGCCATTAATACCCGCACTGAAACTGACTTCTGGAGCACGTTAAAGGAAAGCCTGACCGCCATGGTGGGTAGCGAAAACGGGCGGGCAGTGTTTGTCACGCCGCAGGCCGGTCTGGTGACAGTCAGGGCATTGCCGCAGGAAATTCAGGATATTAAGACATTTCTTAAAGTGTCAGAAACCCACCTGCAACGTCAGGTGGTGCTCGAAGCACGCATTCTGGAAGTGGAGCTTAAAGACGATTTTCAACAAGGGATCAACTGGAATCAGATTATTGCCAGTGCCGGCAGTACGGAGCTTAATTTCAGCACTACCGCCGGCAACTTTGGCAACCAGATTACCTCAGCGCTGGGCGGCGTAACCAGCTTATCATTCCTCAACGAGGACTTTTCCGGCGTGCTGTCGCTGTTGTCCACACAGGGCGATGTACAGGTGCTGTCGAGCCCGCGGGTAACGGCAACCAACAACCAGAAAGCTGTGATCAAAGTGGGCGACGATGAATACTTTGTTACCGAAGTATCCAGTCAGAATACTATCACCAGCACCAGCACCTCAGTGGTGCCCAATATTGAGCTGACGCCGTTTTTCTCTGGTATCGCGCTGGATGTCACCCCGCAGATAGACGAAAAAGGCAGTGTGCTGCTGCACGTTCATCCGTCGGTTATTGAAACCGAGGAGCAGGAAAAAGTGCTGCGCCTCAACGATGAGCAAATTGTATTGCCGCTGGCACAAAGCACTATTCGTGAATCTGATACCGTGATTCGGGCAGCATCAGGTGAAATTGTGGTAATTGGTGGCCTGATGCAGACCAGCAATGTCGATACTGAATCAAAAACCCCGTTACTGGGCGATATACCGGTACTGGGCAATCTGTTTAAAAGCCGCCGCGCCACCACTGTCAAAAAAGAGCTGATCATTTTACTTAAACCTACCGTGGTAGGGCCGGGAACCTGGGCGGCTCAGATGGAAGCCAGCCGGGCGCAAATGGCTGACTGGCTCTACGTGGAGTAG
- the gspM gene encoding type II secretion system protein GspM: MIQQWNARFVAMSAREKYLIAGATLVCVLLLGFTFLVEPVAKQKNQLEVALASEQARMTNLQQQVALFTDALKDDPDTPLKAQIARLEQRQHDLGIRFADELSELVDPVQMPSVMKRLFNRAGRLSLQEMRSLPVINLFKDNPKMQGTALYEHGLTLTFSGNYFAVRNFLQEVEQGEDALYWRTLRYEVSDYPQALVTLHIYTLSTDEAFIRVN; the protein is encoded by the coding sequence ATGATTCAACAATGGAATGCGCGGTTTGTGGCCATGTCGGCCCGAGAAAAATACCTGATTGCCGGTGCCACTCTGGTATGTGTGCTGTTACTTGGATTTACCTTTTTAGTGGAACCGGTCGCTAAACAAAAAAATCAGCTGGAAGTAGCGCTGGCCAGTGAGCAGGCCCGGATGACAAATCTGCAGCAGCAGGTGGCGCTATTTACTGATGCGCTAAAAGATGACCCCGATACGCCGTTAAAAGCCCAGATAGCCAGACTTGAGCAGCGTCAGCACGATCTGGGAATCCGGTTTGCCGATGAACTGAGCGAGCTGGTTGACCCGGTGCAGATGCCATCGGTGATGAAGCGTCTGTTCAACCGGGCCGGGCGGTTGTCATTACAGGAAATGCGCTCGTTACCCGTGATCAATTTATTTAAGGACAACCCAAAAATGCAGGGCACAGCCCTGTATGAACATGGTCTGACGCTGACCTTTTCCGGCAATTACTTTGCGGTCAGAAATTTTTTACAAGAGGTTGAGCAGGGTGAGGATGCCCTTTACTGGCGAACTCTGCGCTACGAAGTCAGTGACTACCCGCAGGCGCTGGTAACACTGCATATTTATACGTTAAGTACCGATGAGGCTTTTATCCGTGTTAACTAG
- a CDS encoding tetratricopeptide repeat protein: protein MSVVNKMLRDLDGQARHQETGTHEKASQLPDNQYQPPGRSHHISLILIAMLVLLATGAAGYFWWHFSTAKPSTNPAIIPLSQQVLVNASESSQPVTDAAPDSSKPQPVSEPASRPNVAKPATLTSVNNAKPAASEPAFQPVVQVAQPALTESQPARTAPASSPDTSTVPASGQLSVTRTTEALSMADSLRMQIGAALEHNEQAQAIQLLRELVVLEDNNPQPAKKLASVYYAQGQVIKAQAILDKQIRLHPADPSVRLMSARLLVKQNEPDQALQRLYDLPASAAPGTDYISFRAALAQEQGRLAQAMSDYHQLVAQDSQNARWWLGLGIVADQQNQNSVAQAAYQHALSLKQLAPSVHQYISSRLASLQELHNG, encoded by the coding sequence ATGAGCGTGGTGAATAAAATGCTGCGCGACCTGGACGGTCAGGCCAGGCATCAGGAAACCGGCACCCACGAGAAGGCTAGTCAGCTGCCAGACAACCAGTATCAGCCGCCGGGGCGTTCTCATCACATCAGTCTGATTCTGATTGCTATGCTGGTGCTGCTGGCCACCGGTGCTGCCGGTTATTTCTGGTGGCATTTTTCTACGGCTAAGCCATCGACAAACCCCGCTATTATTCCGCTTAGCCAGCAGGTACTGGTCAATGCCAGTGAGTCATCTCAGCCGGTAACAGATGCTGCCCCTGATAGCAGCAAACCGCAGCCTGTGAGTGAGCCTGCAAGTCGCCCGAATGTCGCAAAGCCTGCCACGCTGACGTCAGTGAATAATGCTAAGCCCGCGGCCTCAGAACCGGCGTTTCAGCCAGTTGTTCAGGTTGCCCAGCCTGCATTAACGGAATCACAACCTGCCAGAACTGCGCCGGCCAGCTCGCCAGATACCAGCACAGTGCCTGCGTCAGGACAGTTATCGGTGACCCGCACCACCGAGGCGCTAAGTATGGCTGACTCATTACGTATGCAAATAGGCGCTGCACTGGAGCACAACGAACAGGCTCAGGCCATTCAGTTACTGCGCGAGCTGGTGGTGCTTGAGGACAATAATCCGCAACCGGCCAAAAAGCTGGCCTCGGTGTACTATGCACAAGGTCAGGTTATCAAGGCACAGGCCATTTTAGACAAGCAAATCCGGCTGCATCCTGCAGACCCCAGTGTGCGTTTAATGAGTGCCCGTTTGCTGGTGAAACAAAACGAACCCGATCAGGCGCTTCAGCGCCTCTATGATCTGCCGGCCAGCGCTGCCCCCGGAACAGATTATATTAGTTTCAGGGCAGCACTGGCACAGGAGCAGGGGCGGCTGGCGCAGGCCATGAGTGATTATCATCAACTGGTCGCACAGGATAGCCAAAACGCCCGCTGGTGGCTGGGTCTGGGTATTGTGGCCGACCAACAAAATCAGAACAGTGTGGCTCAGGCAGCCTATCAGCATGCCCTGTCGCTTAAGCAGCTGGCGCCGTCTGTACACCAGTACATCTCATCGCGCCTGGCGTCTTTGCAGGAGTTACACAATGGATAA
- a CDS encoding ExeA family protein — MYLYHFGIRELPFTLTPNTSYYFGLPSHNEALEVLLTALKTGEGFIKVTGEVGTGKTLLCRKLLNELPGFFHTAYIPNPMLSPEDLRRAVASELEVELGESVDAQSFTQKIQQRLMAIHQQNKSVVLIIDEAQALPDDTMEALRLMTNLETESRKLLQVVLFGQPELDEKLACAAFRQLRQRITFSYALKLMDADQIFQYVAHRMQVAGYANPPVFTPRCCQLLYKASGGIPRIVNVLCHKALMLAYGEGRAVVIPADIRLAAKDTEAARTPASLMIPAALCGLFGVTLMAALLWHSGVSL; from the coding sequence ATGTATTTGTACCACTTCGGCATTCGTGAGCTGCCTTTCACCCTGACCCCCAATACCAGTTATTACTTTGGCTTGCCCAGCCATAATGAGGCGCTTGAGGTATTGCTGACCGCACTGAAAACCGGCGAGGGGTTTATCAAGGTCACCGGCGAAGTGGGTACCGGCAAAACTCTGCTGTGCCGCAAACTGCTCAACGAATTACCCGGCTTTTTTCATACCGCGTATATCCCCAACCCTATGCTCAGCCCTGAGGATTTACGCCGGGCCGTCGCCTCGGAGCTGGAAGTTGAGCTGGGTGAGAGTGTTGATGCCCAGTCCTTTACCCAGAAAATTCAGCAACGACTGATGGCGATTCACCAGCAAAACAAAAGTGTGGTGTTAATTATTGATGAAGCACAGGCTTTACCGGACGATACCATGGAAGCACTGCGGCTGATGACCAATCTGGAAACCGAGTCGCGCAAACTGTTACAGGTCGTGTTATTCGGCCAGCCTGAGCTTGATGAAAAGCTTGCTTGCGCGGCTTTCAGACAACTGCGCCAGCGTATTACGTTCAGCTATGCGCTAAAACTGATGGATGCTGACCAGATTTTTCAGTATGTGGCGCATCGCATGCAGGTAGCCGGCTATGCTAATCCGCCGGTGTTTACCCCGCGCTGCTGTCAGTTGCTGTATAAAGCCAGCGGCGGCATTCCGCGAATTGTTAATGTGCTGTGCCATAAAGCCTTGATGCTGGCGTACGGCGAGGGACGTGCTGTGGTAATCCCGGCAGATATCCGGCTGGCTGCCAAAGATACCGAGGCAGCCCGCACACCGGCTAGCCTGATGATTCCCGCGGCCTTGTGTGGGCTGTTCGGCGTGACTTTGATGGCGGCCTTGTTGTGGCATTCCGGGGTCAGTCTATGA